From the Vanessa cardui chromosome 18, ilVanCard2.1, whole genome shotgun sequence genome, one window contains:
- the LOC124537379 gene encoding cartilage oligomeric matrix protein isoform X2: MASQAVWKQVLVLLIAASASYSLTLDEEATNDVIAAASASEDGQIAILVRGPSYIDTGREELLHAKGADDNSISLFYNSKSKKVSLESLNGGHIKSVSWSLGSSSKGNLLLLITHSKVKIFANCKPLHWHTMSGRHDILKLLASQKLKLYHEENAPVEVYGSEKSAWDSIDCDHQEELKPPTLMIVDSDVEEVKDFIAKEERIKNEDNMQGDDPRNNYIDPNIFAPLPLPTTPSSYRGDIPATDIESCDDEIIRQLKLLRQTVELLRRELADQKGNIDNLRNQLRICCNRVPSQPPVERCSGSSCYPGVECRNTASGVECGPCPSGMEGDGRRCRPVSCDRRPCSQVEYCIDSEQGFRCERCPGRQSSDGQACRSACSSNPCFGGRVQCQDLPDGRYRCGTCPSGYTGNGEECVRLACRADSCFQGVECQETTAGPRCGPCPSGYLGDGRRCQNICDARRPCGERRCTPTSSSPYYQCEGCPKGYEWNGYACVDMDECDLIRPCDELVSCRNIDGGFVCGACPAGYVGSTGWSGAGDERRKESCTDVDECVQRDVCPRGRLCVNTPGSFTCVPCGGHYYVNTSRPCIEVDELRKRCDPARCRRYNAVCGYGLNCVCATGWAGNGTVCGPDSDLDGYPDHQLPCNEQHCKADNCPQVSNSGQEDADKDGLGDSCDPDADDDGIPNIPDNCPLIANPDQLDRDDDRSDKRGDVCDNCPRRFNPGQEDADRDGLGDVCDPDMDNDGIPNERDNCPRVYNPQQEDMDGDSIGDLCDNCPRVRNPSQDDADRDNVGDACDSDVDRDQDGIQDGIDNCPNLANSDQQDVDNDGKGDACDEDIDGDGIPNLEDNCPLVYNPDQADSNGDGVGNLCDNDFDGDNVTNALDNCPNNSRIYRTDFRNYMTVRLDPEGTSQQDPNWEIANEGAEILQTLNSDPGLAVGFESFGGVDFEGTLFVDTQIDDDYVGFIFGYQNNKRFYVVMWKKNTQTYWQTTPFRAVAEPGIQLKLVNSKTGPGKTLRNSLWNTESTPDQVTLLWKDPRNVGWRERTAYRWRLLHRPKIGLIRLKIYENNRLVADSGNVYDFTLKGGRLGVFCFSQEMIIWSNLVYRCNDKIPTNIVSELPPRLLKKLDVDHDFVYL; this comes from the exons aAGCGACGAACGATGTTATTGCAGCAGCGTCCGCTTCTGAAGATGGTCAAATAGCTATATTGGTACGAGGTCCTTCGTACATCGATACAGGGCGGGAGGAACTTCTTCACGCGAAAGGGGCTGATGATAACTCAATTTCACTCTTTTacaatagtaaaagtaaaaaag tttcCCTCGAAAGTCTTAATGGTGGACACATTAAATCCGTTTCATGGAGTTTGGGTTCTAGCTCTAAAGGAAATCTTCTTCTCTTGATAACGCATTCGAAAGTAAAGATTTTTGCAAACTGTAAGCCCTTACATTGGCATACAATGTCTGGTAGACAtgacatattaaaattacttgcCAGTCAGAAACTAAAGTTG TATCATGAAGAAAATGCACCAGTAGAAGTCTATGGTAGTGAAAAGTCAGCATGGGATTCCATAGATTGTGATCACCAAGAAGAACTTAAGCCACCAACTTTAATGATAGTTGATTCAGACGTAGAAGAGGTCAAAGATTTCATAGCGAAAGAAGAAAGGATTAAAAATGAAGATAATATGCAAGGAGACGATCCGAGGAACAATTACATTGATCCTAATATATTCGCACCATTACCCTTGCCGACGACACCGTCATCGTACCGGGGAGATATTCCAGCAACGGATATAGAATCCTGTGATG ATGAGATAATCCGACAGTTGAAACTTCTTCGTCAAACTGTAGAACTGCTACGTCGTGAGTTAGCTGATCAAAAAGGAAATATAGACAACCTTCGGAATCAGCTGCGTATTTGTTGTAATCGTGTTCCATCTCAGCCTCCCGTGGAGCGATGCAGCGGATCCTCGTGTTATCCTG GCGTGGAATGTCGTAATACGGCGAGCGGCGTGGAGTGCGGCCCGTGCCCTTCGGGAATGGAGGGAGATGGGAGGCGCTGCAGGCCTGTGTCTTGCGACCGGAGACCTTGTTCTCAGG TCGAATACTGCATTGACTCTGAGCAAGGATTCCGATGCGAACGATGTCCAGGGAGGCAGAGCAGTGACGGCCAGGCATGCCGCTCGGCCTGCAGCTCAAACCCATGCTTTGGAGGAC gTGTTCAGTGCCAAGATCTGCCAGACGGCAGATACCGGTGCGGTACCTGTCCCTCCGGCTATACCGGTAATGGAGAAGAATGCGTCAGGCTTGCATGTCGGGCAGACTCGTGTTTCCAAG GTGTAGAATGTCAAGAGACAACCGCTGGTCCCCGCTGTGGGCCGTGTCCCAGTGGCTATTTAGGTGACGGGAGACGATGCCAGAACATCTGTGATGCAAGGCGACCTTGTGGTGAAAGAAGATGTACGCCTACTTCCAGCAGCCCTTACTACCAATGTGAAGGATGTCCTAAGGGTTATGAGTGGAATG GATATGCATGCGTCGATATGGACGAGTGCGACCTGATCAGGCCTTGCGACGAGCTGGTCTCGTGCAGGAACATTGACGGCGGGTTCGTTTGCGGCGCGTGCCCCGCGGGCTACGTGGGGAGCACGGGCTGGAGCGGCGCGGGAGACGAGCGCCGCAAGGAGAGCTGCACTGACGTGGACGAGTGCGTGCAGCGAGACGTGTGCCCACGAGGTCGCCTGTGTGTTAACACTCCA GGTTCGTTCACGTGCGTACCATGTGGGGGTCACTACTACGTAAACACATCACGGCCTTGCATCGAAGTCGACGAGCTGCGCAAGCGCTGCGATCCTGCGCGTTGTCGGCGGTATAACGCTGTCTGTGGATACGGGTTAAACTGCGTCTGTGCG ACTGGCTGGGCCGGCAATGGTACTGTTTGCGGGCCAGATAGCGATTTAGATGGTTACCCAGACCATCAACTTCCATGTAACGAACAGCATTGTAAAGCAGATAATTGCCCACAAGTCTCCAATTCTGGTCAAGAAGACGCTGACAAGGATGGGCTCGGTGATTCTTGTGATCCTGACGCTGATGACGATGGCATTCCTAATATACCG GACAACTGTCCATTAATTGCAAATCCAGACCAACTAGACCGAGATGATGATAGAAGTGATAAGCGTGGTGATGTTTGTGACAATTGTCCGCGACGTTTTAATCCAGGACAGGAAGATGCGGATAGGGATGGGCTAGGAGATGTTTGCGATCCTGATATGGATAATGATG GTATTCCAAATGAGCGTGACAACTGCCCACGTGTTTATAATCCACAACAGGAAGACATGGACGGCGACTCGATAGGAGACTTATGTGACAACTGTCCCCGTGTCCGGAACCCGTCCCAGGACGACGCGGATAGGGATAACGTCGGTGACGCTTGTGACAGCGATGTAGATCGGGATCA agatGGTATACAAGATGGAATAGATAATTGTCCAAATCTAGCAAATAGTGATCAACAGGACGTCGATAACGATGGCAAGGGAGACGCTTGTGATGAAGATATCGACGGTGATGGAATTCCCAATTTAGAAGATAACTGTCCTTTAGTGTACAATCCTGACCAGGCTGATTCGAAtg GTGATGGAGTAGGCAATCTTTGTGATAATGACTTCGATGGGGATAACGTAACTAACGCTTTGGATAACTGCCCCAATAATTCAAGAATATACCGCACTGA TTTCAGAAATTACATGACAGTGCGACTAGACCCTGAAGGAACGTCACAGCAAGATCCTAACTGGGAGATAGCTAATGAAGGTGCGGAAATTCTGCAAACTCTCAATTCGGACCCTGGGCTTGCTGTCGGTTTTGAGAGTTTTGGCGGTGTTGATTTCGAAGGAACTTTGTTCGTGGATACTCAAATTGATGATGACTACGTTGGATTTATATTCGG gtaTCAAAACAATAAACGGTTCTACGTTGTGATGTGGAAGAAAAATACCCAGACGTATTGGCAGACAACGCCTTTCAGAGCTGTGGCTGAGCCGGGAATTCAGCTGAAGCTGGTCAATTCCAAGACTGGACCAGGAAAGACATTACGGAACTCCCTCTGGAATACTGAATCAACTCCTGATCAG GTAACGTTGCTTTGGAAAGATCCACGAAACGTTGGCTGGCGTGAGAGAACCGCTTATCGTTGGAGATTGCTCCATCGTCCTAAGATCGGTCTCATCCGTCTCAAGATCTATGAGAACAACCGTCTCGTGGCTGACTCCGGCAACGTGTACGATTTCACTTTGAAGGGCGGTCGTCTTGGCGTCTTCTGTTTCTCACAAGAAATGATCATTTGGTCCAACCTCGTGTACAGATGTAATG ATAAAATTCCAACGAACATCGTTTCAGAGCTTCCACCGAGGCTACTCAAAAAACTGGATGTAGATCACGACTTCGTTTATTTGTAa
- the LOC124537379 gene encoding cartilage oligomeric matrix protein isoform X1, whose protein sequence is MASQAVWKQVLVLLIAASASYSLTLDEEATNDVIAAASASEDGQIAILVRGPSYIDTGREELLHAKGADDNSISLFYNSKSKKVSLESLNGGHIKSVSWSLGSSSKGNLLLLITHSKVKIFANCKPLHWHTMSGRHDILKLLASQKLKLYHEENAPVEVYGSEKSAWDSIDCDHQEELKPPTLMIVDSDVEEVKDFIAKEERIKNEDNMQGDDPRNNYIDPNIFAPLPLPTTPSSYRGDIPATDIESCDDEIIRQLKLLRQTVELLRRELADQKGNIDNLRNQLRICCNRVPSQPPVERCSGSSCYPGVECRNTASGVECGPCPSGMEGDGRRCRPVSCDRRPCSQVEYCIDSEQGFRCERCPGRQSSDGQACRSACSSNPCFGGRVQCQDLPDGRYRCGTCPSGYTGNGEECVRLACRADSCFQGVECQETTAGPRCGPCPSGYLGDGRRCQNICDARRPCGERRCTPTSSSPYYQCEGCPKGYEWNGYACVDMDECDLIRPCDELVSCRNIDGGFVCGACPAGYVGSTGWSGAGDERRKESCTDVDECVQRDVCPRGRLCVNTPGSFTCVPCGGHYYVNTSRPCIEVDELRKRCDPARCRRYNAVCGYGLNCVCATGWAGNGTVCGPDSDLDGYPDHQLPCNEQHCKADNCPQVSNSGQEDADKDGLGDSCDPDADDDGIPNIPDNCPLIANPDQLDRDDDRSDKRGDVCDNCPRRFNPGQEDADRDGLGDVCDPDMDNDGIPNERDNCPRVYNPQQEDMDGDSIGDLCDNCPRVRNPSQDDADRDNVGDACDSDVDRDQDGIQDGIDNCPNLANSDQQDVDNDGKGDACDEDIDGDGIPNLEDNCPLVYNPDQADSNGDGVGNLCDNDFDGDNVTNALDNCPNNSRIYRTDFRNYMTVRLDPEGTSQQDPNWEIANEGAEILQTLNSDPGLAVGFESFGGVDFEGTLFVDTQIDDDYVGFIFGYQNNKRFYVVMWKKNTQTYWQTTPFRAVAEPGIQLKLVNSKTGPGKTLRNSLWNTESTPDQVTLLWKDPRNVGWRERTAYRWRLLHRPKIGLIRLKIYENNRLVADSGNVYDFTLKGGRLGVFCFSQEMIIWSNLVYRCNDKIPTNIVSELPPRLLKKLDVDHDFVYL, encoded by the exons aAGCGACGAACGATGTTATTGCAGCAGCGTCCGCTTCTGAAGATGGTCAAATAGCTATATTGGTACGAGGTCCTTCGTACATCGATACAGGGCGGGAGGAACTTCTTCACGCGAAAGGGGCTGATGATAACTCAATTTCACTCTTTTacaatagtaaaagtaaaaaag tttcCCTCGAAAGTCTTAATGGTGGACACATTAAATCCGTTTCATGGAGTTTGGGTTCTAGCTCTAAAGGAAATCTTCTTCTCTTGATAACGCATTCGAAAGTAAAGATTTTTGCAAACTGTAAGCCCTTACATTGGCATACAATGTCTGGTAGACAtgacatattaaaattacttgcCAGTCAGAAACTAAAGTTG TATCATGAAGAAAATGCACCAGTAGAAGTCTATGGTAGTGAAAAGTCAGCATGGGATTCCATAGATTGTGATCACCAAGAAGAACTTAAGCCACCAACTTTAATGATAGTTGATTCAGACGTAGAAGAGGTCAAAGATTTCATAGCGAAAGAAGAAAGGATTAAAAATGAAGATAATATGCAAGGAGACGATCCGAGGAACAATTACATTGATCCTAATATATTCGCACCATTACCCTTGCCGACGACACCGTCATCGTACCGGGGAGATATTCCAGCAACGGATATAGAATCCTGTGATG ATGAGATAATCCGACAGTTGAAACTTCTTCGTCAAACTGTAGAACTGCTACGTCGTGAGTTAGCTGATCAAAAAGGAAATATAGACAACCTTCGGAATCAGCTGCGTATTTGTTGTAATCGTGTTCCATCTCAGCCTCCCGTGGAGCGATGCAGCGGATCCTCGTGTTATCCTG GCGTGGAATGTCGTAATACGGCGAGCGGCGTGGAGTGCGGCCCGTGCCCTTCGGGAATGGAGGGAGATGGGAGGCGCTGCAGGCCTGTGTCTTGCGACCGGAGACCTTGTTCTCAGG TCGAATACTGCATTGACTCTGAGCAAGGATTCCGATGCGAACGATGTCCAGGGAGGCAGAGCAGTGACGGCCAGGCATGCCGCTCGGCCTGCAGCTCAAACCCATGCTTTGGAGGAC gTGTTCAGTGCCAAGATCTGCCAGACGGCAGATACCGGTGCGGTACCTGTCCCTCCGGCTATACCGGTAATGGAGAAGAATGCGTCAGGCTTGCATGTCGGGCAGACTCGTGTTTCCAAG GTGTAGAATGTCAAGAGACAACCGCTGGTCCCCGCTGTGGGCCGTGTCCCAGTGGCTATTTAGGTGACGGGAGACGATGCCAGAACATCTGTGATGCAAGGCGACCTTGTGGTGAAAGAAGATGTACGCCTACTTCCAGCAGCCCTTACTACCAATGTGAAGGATGTCCTAAGGGTTATGAGTGGAATG GATATGCATGCGTCGATATGGACGAGTGCGACCTGATCAGGCCTTGCGACGAGCTGGTCTCGTGCAGGAACATTGACGGCGGGTTCGTTTGCGGCGCGTGCCCCGCGGGCTACGTGGGGAGCACGGGCTGGAGCGGCGCGGGAGACGAGCGCCGCAAGGAGAGCTGCACTGACGTGGACGAGTGCGTGCAGCGAGACGTGTGCCCACGAGGTCGCCTGTGTGTTAACACTCCA GGTTCGTTCACGTGCGTACCATGTGGGGGTCACTACTACGTAAACACATCACGGCCTTGCATCGAAGTCGACGAGCTGCGCAAGCGCTGCGATCCTGCGCGTTGTCGGCGGTATAACGCTGTCTGTGGATACGGGTTAAACTGCGTCTGTGCG ACTGGCTGGGCCGGCAATGGTACTGTTTGCGGGCCAGATAGCGATTTAGATGGTTACCCAGACCATCAACTTCCATGTAACGAACAGCATTGTAAAGCAGATAATTGCCCACAAGTCTCCAATTCTGGTCAAGAAGACGCTGACAAGGATGGGCTCGGTGATTCTTGTGATCCTGACGCTGATGACGATGGCATTCCTAATATACCG GACAACTGTCCATTAATTGCAAATCCAGACCAACTAGACCGAGATGATGATAGAAGTGATAAGCGTGGTGATGTTTGTGACAATTGTCCGCGACGTTTTAATCCAGGACAGGAAGATGCGGATAGGGATGGGCTAGGAGATGTTTGCGATCCTGATATGGATAATGATG GTATTCCAAATGAGCGTGACAACTGCCCACGTGTTTATAATCCACAACAGGAAGACATGGACGGCGACTCGATAGGAGACTTATGTGACAACTGTCCCCGTGTCCGGAACCCGTCCCAGGACGACGCGGATAGGGATAACGTCGGTGACGCTTGTGACAGCGATGTAGATCGGGATCA agatGGTATACAAGATGGAATAGATAATTGTCCAAATCTAGCAAATAGTGATCAACAGGACGTCGATAACGATGGCAAGGGAGACGCTTGTGATGAAGATATCGACGGTGATGGAATTCCCAATTTAGAAGATAACTGTCCTTTAGTGTACAATCCTGACCAGGCTGATTCGAAtg GTGATGGAGTAGGCAATCTTTGTGATAATGACTTCGATGGGGATAACGTAACTAACGCTTTGGATAACTGCCCCAATAATTCAAGAATATACCGCACTGACTTTAG AAATTACATGACAGTGCGACTAGACCCTGAAGGAACGTCACAGCAAGATCCTAACTGGGAGATAGCTAATGAAGGTGCGGAAATTCTGCAAACTCTCAATTCGGACCCTGGGCTTGCTGTCGGTTTTGAGAGTTTTGGCGGTGTTGATTTCGAAGGAACTTTGTTCGTGGATACTCAAATTGATGATGACTACGTTGGATTTATATTCGG gtaTCAAAACAATAAACGGTTCTACGTTGTGATGTGGAAGAAAAATACCCAGACGTATTGGCAGACAACGCCTTTCAGAGCTGTGGCTGAGCCGGGAATTCAGCTGAAGCTGGTCAATTCCAAGACTGGACCAGGAAAGACATTACGGAACTCCCTCTGGAATACTGAATCAACTCCTGATCAG GTAACGTTGCTTTGGAAAGATCCACGAAACGTTGGCTGGCGTGAGAGAACCGCTTATCGTTGGAGATTGCTCCATCGTCCTAAGATCGGTCTCATCCGTCTCAAGATCTATGAGAACAACCGTCTCGTGGCTGACTCCGGCAACGTGTACGATTTCACTTTGAAGGGCGGTCGTCTTGGCGTCTTCTGTTTCTCACAAGAAATGATCATTTGGTCCAACCTCGTGTACAGATGTAATG ATAAAATTCCAACGAACATCGTTTCAGAGCTTCCACCGAGGCTACTCAAAAAACTGGATGTAGATCACGACTTCGTTTATTTGTAa